In Triticum aestivum cultivar Chinese Spring chromosome 5B, IWGSC CS RefSeq v2.1, whole genome shotgun sequence, the following proteins share a genomic window:
- the LOC123113676 gene encoding 60S ribosomal protein L4-1 — translation MATTARPLVSVKALDGDMATDAAGVPMPHVMKAPIRPDVITFVHRLLSCNSRQPYAVSRKAGHQTSAESWGTGRAVSRIPRVGGGGTHRAGQGAFGNMCRGGRMFAPTRIWRKWHRRVNVRLRRVAVASALAATAVPAIVTARGHRIESVPEFPLVVSDSAEGIEKTAQAIKVLKQLGAYADAEKAKESVGIRPGKGKMRNRRYINRKGPLIVYGTEGSKIVKAFRNLPGVDVANVERLNLLDLAPGGHLGRFVIWTESAFKKLDEVYGSFEASSSKKKGFVLPRPKMTNADLGRLINSDEVQSVVKPINKEVKRREARKNPLKNAAAVLKLNPYFGTARRMAVLAEAARVKARKEKINSKRTKLSAEEASKIKAAGKAWYQTMISDSDYTEFDVFSKWLGVSQ, via the exons atggctacCACCGCGCGCCCGCTCGTCTCCGTCAAGGCCCTGGACGGGGACATGGCCACCGACGCGGCCGGCGTCCCGATGCCGCACGTCATGAAGGCGCCGATCCGCCCCGACGTCATCACCTTCGTCCACAGGCTCCTCTCCTGCAACAGCCGCCAGCCCTACGCCGTCTCCCGGAAGGCCGGTCACCAGACCTCGGCCGAGTCCTGGGGCACGGGCCGAGCCGTCTCGCGTATCCcgcgtgtcggcggcggcggcacccACCGCGCCGGCCAGGGAGCCTTCGGCAACATGTGCCGTGGCGGGCGCATGTTCGCGCCCACCCGGATCTGGCGCAAGTGGCACCGCCGCGTCAACGTCCGCCTCCGCCGCGTCGCCGTCGCCTCcgccctcgccgccaccgccgtccccGCCATCGTCACCGCCCGCGGCCACCGCATCGAGTCCGTCCCCGAGTTCCCGCTCGTCGTCTCCGACTCGGCCGAGGGCATCGAGAAGACCGCCCAGGCCATCAAGGTCCTCAAGCAGCTGGGCGCCTACGCCGACGCCGAGAAGGCCAAGGAGTCCGTCGGCATCCGCCCCGGCAAGGGTAAGATGCGCAACCGCAGGTACATCAACCGCAAGGGGCCCCTCATCGTCTACGGCACCGAGGGCTCCAAGATCGTCAAGGCCTTCCGCAACCTCCCCGGTGTGGATGTTGCCAACGTCGAGCGCCTCAACCTGCTCGaccttgcccctggtggccacctcGGCCGGTTTGTGATCTGGACCGAGTCTGCCTTCAAGAAGCTGGACGAGGTGTACGGCTCCTTTGAGGCGTCTTCCTCAAAGAAGAAGGGCTTCGTTCTCCCCAGGCCCAAGATGACCAATGCTGACCTTGGCCGCCTCATCAACTCTGATGAGGTCCAGTCTGTGGTGAAGCCCATCAACAAGGAGGTCAAGCGCAGGGAGGCCAGGAAGAACCCTCTGAAGAATGCTGCTGCCGTGCTCAAGCTCAACCCCTACTTTGGAACTGCCCGCAGGATGGCGGTTCTTGCTGAGGCAGCCCGTGTCAAGGCCAGGAAGGAAAAGATCAACTCCAAGAGGACCAAGCTCAGCGCG GAGGAGGCATCTAAGATCAAGGCTGCAGGGAAGGCCTGGTACCAGACCATGATCTCTGACAGCGACTACACTGAGTTCGACGTCTTCTCCAAGTGGCTCGGCGTCAGCCAGTGA